In Scatophagus argus isolate fScaArg1 chromosome 3, fScaArg1.pri, whole genome shotgun sequence, one genomic interval encodes:
- the LOC124054801 gene encoding helicase with zinc finger domain 2-like isoform X1 produces MSASGFRLTPLLLTHDFKLVCNDCSVKEKEITYKLKSVHHQCARSLLLCKAKGGSKWRPVSRRPAFPNPSQYEVCCFFVEGSGCTYHKNRCTFARSVEEAAVWTFEKRHNLDHVVLCHLIAQSERASAQPDPTNPLGDVLATFDLKAVCDLCSVKENEITYTVQPVSHKCSRNLLLVKTKASNQWRPVSERPTHGNFGRNVLYQKCNFFVEGSGCTQHRNECTYARSHEEATVWNYIREKKIDIKELIRLVIESEPISVTPEGAAENILQRFSGEFIEFCKECFHGLPQKLTGKRWNATCSADAAHTWDPVLVHHLSEKKGKHIYSKVRPLPQNCQFNYCSHVSQGKPCWHEASRCQSAQSEVEMAVWKAEHSGLPVRPHLLQASRQEQTKARPVTMYCKVCLLVLSSPESFYKHCSSLEHYQLLSEDTTTRWRGRQPPHNQRAMFWLCKRPQTCEYGNKCPKAHSVEELQEWMMRAEEEKEIRHNMEAQGLMPYNERLLEEYRNSSNEVHILSEQVDDVSISCNEDLTVACERINTILQWRFEVETERQLVHVALLKQEPGASFTLGDISSEPCIYASGEHFLSEDMTYDVTVSFTSVNQGLYEQWLVLDFDMRPVLLKKLRVTVGHLSLDTNEEQTVNHGATFQSVERWHRGNKVIIPCSSRTEEQEEMLKEYKPPEISFLYKSSYNSQTPLNNENYKERMHHFLYNEEQAEDHVVSRLNVCGEITTLDVLNSAQFGMMIAPQGQVFCAVSVPCNLTPDTPEGQALKRSIQSALIAPLSSSGQNSKVYEATILQDKTSDNKMCLQLSKKCCSDLRLKSEESYQMEVQFQLNRHSFCTMHKAVDLLPDTKRVLPDLKNCGVPINNIHCEKLNAKQQSAINFITGKPSVQKFVAPLLIYGPFGTGKTFTLATAARQLCKQPDNKVLICTHTNSSADLYVRDHFHPFINKKNDGMTPIRIKANKQGSALSATDEITLKYCFLSEDRQYFLPPTKAALDRHKIVITTTTMARHFHDLKLPEGYFTHILIDEASQMLECEALMALNLAGPNTRVVLAGDHMQMGPKLFSVDDHHRSNHTLLNRLFHYYQDQKCDAAQSSRIIFSENYRSTKEIVDFVSTHFYVGKNEIIKATGNIPAPANGSALKFHHVRGECLLDTVSMSWYNKEEVAKVVEEVKEILEHWPLTWGSKDQSSICILSEGSQVRQIRTALSRKGLAKVHVENLANVQGKQFRVVIMTAVQTRDSLKTSHLPGLELFNDARVLNTAMTRAQSHVVVVGDAAALCCFGKCSEIWKSYTGHCISNNSVAPQHFTKDFFEKDVMETARFQKSEHVDESNTLSDTILQELKDEYEQMNTECSPDEDSLELDFDQHMSRSPHKINNGGTDLVELSKKQTGIYRRKLLRESYERSCARPFQNHTSCVSITGRTNLSMVFTGNKVILQTTRAVSNANETESDWVLVCLLDDEDYSKPRQNSEDKYVRRTMVPIKKTMPKVRILISKRKRNFIPIWEQISGQWKIAAYEHLNEKLKQNSVFVVQVISWKEHCFYPLGYVIDILPVGRSLDHGLRVLNEEFKVAPYTCTSDEGLSLQDEDGPYRQDIRDVTTFTIDPEKAEDLDDAISVMEIGDQYELGIHIADVASFVIPGGTLDEDSKQRGATYYCVGDKNIHMFPKKLSTRFFSLLSDQDRRVVSLMFRVNKQTNEIIGKPKFQLSWIRSNKKLSYEEAETIISERFGKSSKFDTVEDCVIVAYCFAKAQRKIRLGLDWVYSQPDDQRLPGKRKANLMIEELNVLYNTLASETLMKSEKTRYCTPLRCQSPPDLEKIEELRKKTCAELIPLSFHVRHKVDHDRQVPNCENFNVLAEVWKDIQSAAKTNDIDKMVDLIAADDIHPLLQPIIDEFRRCSSKARLIPANSSASVGHYSLNVSSYTQASSPIRRYMDIILQRLLHTIICNRAVQYTKKEILTLCEQFERNLKNAKEYEQKAEQISYAVSMKKQSAAKLAFVVNVDPNKDSFAVSFPFNKNIFSESLSILYQDLQLWDQPYDETNHCITLKWKRRIYAVDMLQIEQELKMPDRGPCIEIPLKIWIDTVKAIDEENWDHAKFLIRQQEKQNILPQTSEMSHPKTCTSEELGVLNVQKGHEVDMTLKLQAGDTLKVQMTSEVKRGYQMPAVQLVHIKPNFEICVDHVHSPITCFSRSADDPSRTLYRDPEEYIRIWKPLCEMESADTAVGQSDSIVIENLVVNFSQEQEGILTGSFFLPLAQINEWAIECNLSKCLLCIRKRGLKLTETPKHSALVDPREFTWVAHGVTRKAEKRENPPNEGTKVEFHVSHLPMETKPDCVFQKNTFFTVEIIPKLLPDIRKENAVVSITTACDLVKAIALGRHIPKEVQKGHMMRKELSNGLPNLNPSQRIAVDKALNNTFTIIQGPPGTGKTIVGVYIVYRFLELNSKNQRKFDDPKDENKKQVILYCGPSNKSVDVVAEYLLKFGDNIRPLRVYSQQVEMLDYPYPDCTLQFSRRTLRQERAKPELRSITLHHRMRQDQNPHSREIKEFDQRIQLALEGKEELTNEEVKEYKKLLRDARTYELERHDIILCTCTQSSTPSLTKTVSARQILIDECAMATEPQALIPLVCNKPEKIVLIGDHKQLRPIVKNARVRKLGMAKSLFERYYTMHEDWAVMLDTQYRMHENICEFPSNEYYEGKLQTGVKQPNSVLRVEDRTMPVVFGDIEGKTISLVVTTAKGNEKSKANKEERSKVIDIAQKLVQNAKVKQQSIVILSPYNAQVSEIRDELKKKKMDEITVTTITKSQGSEWRYVIISTVCSLPSEEIVSDPDGLWLSKHLGFVGDPNQINVGITRAKEGLCIIGNQRLLSCNKAWKKLLNNYKSHNAVTTADKISVHCAR; encoded by the exons ATGTCAGCTAGTGGATTCAGATTGACTCCTCTTTTATTAACACATGATTTCAAACTTGTATGCAATGACTGCTCTGTCAAGGAGAAAGAAATTACATATAAATTAAAGTCAGTCCACCACCAGTGTGCACGCAGTCTCCTGCTCTGCAAAGCCAAAGGTGGCAGCAAATGGAGGCCCGTTTCTAGGCGGCCCGCGTTTCCGAACCCAAGTCAGTATGAGGTATGTTGCTTCTTTGTGGAGGGCTCTGGTTGCACATATCACAAGAACCGGTGCACCTTTGCCCGAAGCGTTGAGGAAGCCGCCGTGTGGACATTTGAAAAGCGGCACAATTTAGATCACGTGGTTCTCTGTCATCTTATAGCTCAGTCTGAGAGAGCATCTGCTCAGCCTGACCCCACCAACCCTCTGGGTGATGTCTTGGCAACTTTTGATTTGAAGGCTGTGTGTGATCTGTGTTCTGTCAAGGAAAACGAAATAACATACACAGTTCAGCCAGTGAGTCACAAGTGTAGCAGAAATCTGCTTTTGGTCAAAACCAAAGCCTCTAACCAGTGGAGGCCTGTCTCAGAGCGGCCTACGCATGGAAACTTTGGCCGAAATGTTCTTTATCAAAAGTGTAACTTCTTTGTTGAGGGTTCTGGATGTACACAACACAGGAATGAATGTACTTATGCCAGAAGCCATGAAGAGGCCACTGTGTGGAACTatattagagagaaaaaaattgaTATAAAGGAATTAATCAGACTTGTAATTGAGTCTGAGCCTATTTCTGTAACACCAGAAGGTGCAGCTGAAAACATACTCCAACGGTTTTCAGGTGAATTCATCGAGTTCTGTAAAGAGTGCTTTCATGGCCTTCCACAAAAACTGACAGGCAAAAGGTGGAATGCGACTTGCTCAGCAGATGCAGCACACACCTGGGATCCAGTTTTAGTTCATCACCTttcagagaaaaaaggaaagcacaTTTACAGCAAGGTGCGCCCTCTTCCCCAAAACTGTCAGTTTAACTACTGCAGTCATGTCAGCCAAGGGAAGCCATGCTGGCATGAGGCCAGCCGCTGCCAGTCTGCCCAGAGCGAGGTGGAGATGGCCGTGTGGAAAGCAGAGCACAGCGGGCTCCCTGTTAGGCCTCATCTCCTTCAGGCAAGCCGGCAGGAGCAGACAAAGGCCAGACCGGTCACCATGTACTGCAAAGTTTGCCTGCTGGTCTTGTCGTCCCCAGAGAGCTTCTACAAGCACTGCTCCTCTTTGGAGCATTACCAGCTACTCTCTGAGGACACCACCACCAGGTGGAGAGGACGACAGCCACCACACAACCAGCGAGCTATGTTTTGGCTGTGCAAGAG ACCACAAACGTGTGAGTATGGCAACAAGTGCCCAAAAGCTCATTCTGTGGAAGAACTTCAGGAGTGGATGATGcgagctgaagaagaaaaggagatcAGACATAACATGGAAGCCCAGGGTCTCATGCCTTATAATGAAAGGCTCTTGGAGGAATACAGAAACAGCAGTAATGAAGTGCACATA TTGTCAGAACAAGTTGATGATGTCAGCATCTCTTGCAATGAAGATTTAACTGTGGCTTGTGAGCGGATCAATACAATACTGCAGTGGAGGTTTGAAGTTGAAACAGAG aGACAGCTTGTGCATGTGGCGCTGCTTAAGCAAGAACCAGGCGCTTCATTCACCCTTGGTGACATCAGCTCTGAACCCTGCATCTACGCCTCAGGTGAACATTTCCTCAGTGAAGACATGACCTATGACGTCACTGTGTCTTTCACATCTGTCAATCAAGGCCTGTATGAACAGTGGTTAGTCCTAGATTTTGACATGAGACCAGTGCTCTTGAAGAAACTCAGAGTAACAGTAGGCCATCTGTCACTGGACACAAATGAAGAGCAAACTGTAAATCATGGAGCCACGTTTCAAAGTGTTGAACGTTGGCATCGAGGGAACAAGGTTATCATCCCATGTTCGTCCAGAACAGAAGAACAAGAGGAGATGTTAAAGGAGTACAAGCCTCCTGAGATAAGCTTCCTATATAAATCCTCCTACAACAGCCAAACACCTCTGAATAATGAGAACTACAAAGAAAGAATGCACCACTTCCTGTACAATGAGGAACAGGCAGAAGACCATGTTGTTTCAAG aCTAAATGTTTGTGGCGAAATTACAACACTGGATGTACTGAACAGTGCACAGTTTGGCATGATGATAGCTCCTCAGGGACAAGTGTTCTGTGCTGTCTCAGTTCCTTGTAATCTCACCCCAGACACCCCTGAGGGACAAGCACTAAAGCGAAGCATCCAGTCTGCCCTGATAGCCCCTTTATCTTCAAGTGGTCAAAACTCCAAAGTTTATGAAGCCACCATTCTGCAAGACAAAACAAGtgacaacaaaatgtgtttgcaacTGTCCAAAAAATGTTGCTCTGATCTCAGACTCAAAAGCGAAGAGTCGTACCAAATGGAGGTGCAGTTTCAGCTGAATCGCCACAGCTTCTGTACCATGCACAAAGCTGTAGACCTCCTTCCGGACACAAAAAGAGTGCTACCAGACCTTAAAAACTGCGGCGTTCCTATAAATAATATCCACTGTGAGAAGCTGAATGCCAAGCAGCAGTCAGCAATTAACTTCATCACAGGGAAACCCAGTGTCCAAAAATTTGTGGCGCCACTCCTCATTTATGGACCATTTGGAACTGGGAAAACATTCACCCTTGCTACAGCAGCCAGACAGCTTTGTAAGCAGCCTGACAACAAAGTGCTAATTTGCACCCACACCAACAG ttCTGCAGATTTGTACGTTAGAGATCACTTCCATCCATTTATCAACAAGAAAAATGACGGAATGACACCAATTcgaataaaagcaaacaaacaagggAGTGCATTGTCAGCCACAGATGAGATTACTTTGAaatactgttttctttcagaagATAGACAGTATTTTCTCCCACCTACAAAAGCTGCCCTAGATCGTCACAAAATAGTCATAACCACTACAACAATGGCCAGACATTTTCATGACCTAAAGCTCCCAGAGGGATACTTCACCCACATACTTATTGATGAAGCCTCTCAGATGCTGGAATGTGAAGCCTTGATGGCCCTTAATCTTGCTGGGCCAAACACCAGAGTTGTTTTGGCTGGAGATCACATGCAAATGGGACCCAAGCTTTTCTCCGTTGATGATCATCACCGTTCAAATCACACACTCCTTAATCGCTTGTTCCATTACTATCAAGACCAAAAGTGTGATGCTGCCCAGAGCAGTAGAATCATATTCAGTGAAAACTACCGCTCAACCAAAGAAATCGTGGATTTTGTGTCCACCCATTTCTACGTTGGAAAGAATGAAATTATTAAAGCTACTGGAAACATTCCGGCTCCCGCAAATGGGAGTGCCTTAAAGTTTCACCATGTCAGGGGAGAGTGTCTCTTGGATACTGTGTCAATGTCGTGGTATAACAAAGAAGAGGTTGCCAAAGTGGTtgaagaagtgaaagaaatTCTGGAACACTGGCCTTTGACCTGGGGTTCCAAGGACCAAAGCTCAATCTGCATTCTATCAGAGGGATCTCAA GTTCGGCAGATTAGGACAGCACTTTCGAGGAAAGGTCTTGCTAAAGTCCATGTTGAGAATCTTGCAAATGTGCAAG GCAAACAGTTCAGGGTGGTCATAATGACAGCTGTGCAAACACGTGACAGCCTAAAAACATCTCACCTGCCTGGTCTGGAGTTGTTTAATGATGCCCGTGTGTTAAACACTGCAATGACCAGGGCTCAGTCCCACGTGGTTGTGGTTGGAGATGCAGCTGCGCTCTGTTGCTTTGGAAAATGCTCAGAAATCTGGAAGAGCTACACAGGCCATTGCATCAGCAACAACAGTGTTGCACCACAGCATTTTACCAAAGATTTCTTCGAAAAAGATGTCATGGAAACTGCAAGGTTTCAAAAGTCTGAACATGTGGATGAGAGCAACACTCTCAGTGACACAATTCTTCAAGAGCTGAAAGACGAATATGAACAAATGAATACAGAATGTAGTCCAGATGAAGACAGTTTGGAGCTTGACTTTGATCAGCACATGTCAAGATCACCACACAAAATCAACAATGGTGGCACAGACCTTGTGGAGttaagtaaaaaacaaacaggaataTACAGGAGAAAGTTGCTCAGGGAGTCATATGAAAGAAGTTGTGCCAGACCATTTCAAAATCACACCAGCTGTGTAAGCATTACAGGAAGGACAAACCTGAGTATGGTCTTCACAGGAAACAAAGTGATTTTACAAACAACAAGGGCGGTCAGCAATGCCAATGAAACAGAGTCAGACTGGGTGCTTGTGTGCCTGCTTGATGATGAAGATTACAGCAAACCAAGGCAGAATTCTGAAGACAAATATGTCAGAAGGACGATGGTGCCCATTAAAAAAACTATGCCCAAAGTACGCATACTGATCAGCAAAAGAAAACGTAACTTCATTCCGATTTGGGAGCAAATTAGTGGACAGTGGAAGATTGCAGCCTATGAACATCTCAATGAAAAACTCAAACAGAACAGTGTATTCGTGGTGCAAGTGATTAGCTGGAAAGAACATTGTTTTTATCCTTTGGGGTATGTCATTGATATTCTTCCGGTTGGAAGATCTTTGGATCATGGGCTAAGGGTCCTGAATGAAGAATTTAAAGTGGCACCCTATACATGTACATCAGATGAAGGTTTGTCCTTGCAAGATGAAGATGGGCCATACAGACAGGATATACGTGACGTAACTACTTTCACCATTGATCCAGAAAAAGCAGAAGACTTAGATGATGCCATCAGTGTTATGGAGATTGGTGACCAATATGAGTTGGGAATCCATATTGCAGATGTGGCAAGTTTTGTGATTCCAGGTGGTACATTAGATGAGGACTCAAAACAACGTGGGGCTACATATTACTGTGTTGGGGACAAAAACATTCATATGTTCCCCAAGAAGTTGAGCACTAGATTCTTCAGTCTTCTGTCAGATCAAGATCGCAGGGTGGTTTCATTAATGTTCAGagtaaacaagcaaacaaatgagaTCATTGGAAAGCCTAAATTTCAACTGTCCTGGATCAGGTCTAATAAGAAGTTGTCATATGAAGAGGCTGAGACAATCATTTCTGAAAGATTTGGAAAAAGTTCCAAATTTGACACAGTAGAGGACTGTGTCATAGTGGCTTATTGTTTTGCAAAAGCCCAAAGGAAGATTAGACTTGGACTGGATTGGGTTTACTCCCAACCTGATGATCAGAGATTGCCCGGAAAGCGCAAAGCCAATCTCATGATTGAAGAGCTAAATGTGTTATACAATACACTTGCATCTGAGACTTTGATGAAATCAGAAAAAACAAGGTATTGCACACCCCTTCGCTGTCAGTCACCACCAGATCTTGAAAAAATTGAAGAACTGAGAAAGAAGACATGTGCAGAACTTATACCACTGTCTTTTCATGTGAGGCACAAAGTTGACCATGACAGACAAGTCCCAAACTGTGAAAATTTCAATGTTCTTGCTGAAGTGTGGAAAGATATCCAGTCAGCTGCCAAAACCAATGATATAGACAAAATGGTGGACCTGATTGCTGCAGATGACATCCACCCTCTGCTCCAACCAATCATTGATGAGTTCAGAAGGTGCTCTAGTAAAGCTCGTCTCATCCCTGCCAACTCATCTGCAAGTGTTGGGCATTATTCTCTGAATGTAAGCTCATACACACAAGCATCTTCACCAATACGAAGGTACATGGACATCATCTTGCAGAGACTTTTGCACACCATCATTTGTAACAGGGCTGTACAATACACTAAGAAAGAGATTTTGACTTTGTGCGAACAGTTTGAGCGCAACCTCAAAAATGCCAAGGAGTATGAGCAGAAGGCTGAGCAGATCTCCTATGCAGTGagcatgaaaaaacaaagtgctGCAAAGTTAGCCTTTGTCGTGAATGTGGATCCCAACAAAGACAGTTTTGCAGTGTCATTTCCTTTTAACAAGAACATATTTTCAGAGAGTTTATCAATTCTGTACCAAGATTTACAGTTGTGGGACCAACCATATGATGAAACAAATCACTGCATCActctgaaatggaaaagacGGATCTATGCAGTTGACATGTTGCAAATCGAACAAGAGTTGAAAATGCCAGACCGTGGTCCTTGCATTGAGATTCCACTGAAAATATGGATAGACACTGTCAAAGCAATTGATGAAGAGAACTGGGATCATGCAAAGTTTCTCATAAggcaacaagaaaaacaaaatattcttcCACAAACATCTGAGATGTCTCATCCCAAGACATGTACCTCTGAGGAGCTAGGGGTACTAAATGTACAAAAGGGACATGAGGTTGACATGACCCTCAAGTTGCAAGCAGGTGACACTCTTAAGGTCCAAATGACATCAGAGGTAAAAAGAGGTTACCAGATGCCGGCTGTTCAGTTGGTGCACATTAAACCAAACTTCGAGATTTGTGTGGACCATGTCCACAGCCCTATCACATGCTTCTCCAGATCTGCAGATGATCCATCAAGGACTCTTTATCGTGACCCAGAAGAGTATATACGGATCTGGAAACCATTGTGTGAGATGGAATCTGCTGACACTGCAGTGGGCCAAAGTGACAGCATAGTCATTGAGAACCTGGTAGTAAACTTCAGTCAAGAGCAAGAAGGCATACTCACAGGAAGCTTCTTCTTACCCCTGGCACAGATCAATGAATGGGCCATTGAATGTAACCTTTCAAAGTGTTTACTGTGCATACGGAAAAGAGGTTTGAAGTTAACTGAAACACCAAAACATTCTGCATTGGTGGACCCAAGAGAGTTCACGTGGGTAGCCCATGGTGTcacaagaaaagcagaaaaaagggaaaatccTCCAAATGAAGGAACTAAAGTGGAGTTCCATGTCAGTCACTTGCCAATGGAGACCAAACCTGATTGTGTGTTTCAGAAGAACACTTTTTTCACAGTTGAGATAATTCCAAAACTCCTGCCTGACAT acgaaaagaaaatgctgtggTCAGTATCACAACTGCCTGTGATCTTGTCAAGGCTATAGCACTTGGACGGCACATTCCAAAAGAGG TACAAAAGGGACATATGATGAGAAAGGAGCTATCAAATGGACTGCCAAATCTTAACCCAAGTCAGCGTATTGCTGTGGATAAAGCTCTAAATAATACCTTTACAATTATACAGGGACCACCTG GAACTGGAAAGACAATAGTAGGTGTGTACATTGTGTACCGTTTCTTAGAGTTGAACTCTAAGAACCAAAGGAAATTTGACGACCCAAAGGATGAGAACAAGAAGCAAGTTATTCTCTACTGTGGCCCATCCAACAAGTCTGTTGATGTTGTAGCAG AATACCTGTTGAAGTTTGGGGATAACATAAGGCCCCTCAGGGTCTACAGTCAACAAGTGGAAATGCTTGATTACCCTTATCCAGACTGCACCCTTCAGTTTTCCCGAAGGACTCTCCGCCAAGAACGTGCCAAACCAGAGCTCAG GAGCATCACACTGCATCACCGTATGCGTCAAGACCAAAATCCCCATTCACGTGAAATAAAAGAGTTTGATCAACGCATTCAACTTGCCCTTGAGGGAAAAGAGGAGCTGACTAATGAAGAAGTGAAAGA ATACAAAAAACTTCTCAGAGATGCTCGGACCTATGAGCTTGAACGACACGACATCATACTGTGCACCTGTACTCAGTCTTCCACCCCAAGCTTGACTAAGACAGTCAGTGCACGTCAGATCCTCATTGATGAATGTGCAATGGCCACTGAACCCCAGGCACTGATTCCATTAGTCTGCAACAAACCAGAGAAG aTTGTGTTGATTGGTGACCACAAACAATTACGACCTATAGTGAAAAACGCACGCGTGAGGAAGCTGGGGATGGCCAAGTCACTATTTGAACGCTACTATACAATGCATGAGGACTGGGCAGTGATGCTGGACACCCAGTATAGAATG CATGAAAACATATGTGAGTTCCCATCAAATGAATATTATGAGGGAAAGCTGCAAACTGGGGTGAAGCAGCCAAACAGCGTCCTGCGCGTTGAAGACAGGACAATGCCAGTCGTTTTTGGGGACATCGAAGGAAAGACCATCAGTTTGGTTGTCACCACAGCCAAGGGCAACGAGAAATCTAAAGCAAACAAGGAAGAGAGGAGCAAAGTG ATTGACATTGCTCAAAAGCTGGTGCAGAATGCTAAAGTCAAACAGCAAAGTATTGTTATTCTGTCACCCTATAATGCCCAAGTGTCAGAAATAAGAgatgagctgaagaagaagaaaatggatgaaatcaCTGTCACCACAATCACCAAAAGCCAAG GAAGCGAATGGCGTTACGTCATCATATCGACAGTGTGCTCTCTGCCAAGTGAAGAAATTGTGAGTGATCCAGACGGACTTTGGCTGTCCAAACATCTGGGTTTTGTGGGTGATCCCAACCAGATAAATGTGGGTATCACCAGGGCCAAGGAGGGGTTGTGCATCATTG GAAACCAAAGGTTGCTCAGCTGCAATAAAGCTTGGAAAAAGCTGCTGAACAACTACAAGTCTCACAATGCCGTGACAACTGCAGACAAGATTTCAGTGCACTGTGCCAGATAG